The proteins below come from a single Odontesthes bonariensis isolate fOdoBon6 chromosome 18, fOdoBon6.hap1, whole genome shotgun sequence genomic window:
- the sla1a gene encoding src like adaptor 1a → MGNMMRLNASNSVKDEKVDSALKDSDDDMVVVLQDYPSAEISEPIYRMGQKLRVTAREAYWWRVRSVETGKENYIPNSHVARVYHGWLFEGVGRQKAEELLHLPGNRVGSFLVRESSTERGMYSLSVNHRIIKHYRILRLDNSWYYISPSLTFQCLEDMINHYSDTADGICCMLTSPCLSCPEPSVPSTQPPSVVMRRNFDWKKVDRKQLVSTDSCGDNSVSYGVRNSIAAYLSFSSDPAQPRAEQRKKKSRSMYVLPENSNANTDYEDNF, encoded by the exons ATGGGGAATATGATGCGTTTGAATGCAAGCAACAGtgtcaaagatgaaaaagttgaCAGCGCTCTAAAAG ATTCAGACGATGACATGGTGGTAGTACTCCAGGACTACCCCTCTGCTGAAATCAGCGAGCCCATCTACAGAATGGGGCAGAAACTCAGAGTCACTGCACG AGAGGCTTATTGGTGGAGAGTTCGCTCTGTTGAGACAGGGAAGGAGAACTACATACCCAACAGCCATGTGGCAAGGGTTTACCATGG TTGGTTATTTGAGGGGGTTGGGAGGCAGAAGGCTGAAGAGCTGCTTCATCTACCTGGGAACAGAGTGGGCTCGTTTCTGGTTCGAGAGAGCAGCACGGAGAGAG GAATGTATTCGCTCTCAGTGAATCACAGGATCATAAAGCATTATCGGATCTTAAGACTGGACAACAGCTGGTACTACATCTCCCCGAGTCTCACTTTCCAGTGCCTTGAAGATATGATCAACCATTATTCTG ACACAGCAGATGGGATTTGTTGTATGCTAACCTCTCCCTGTCTGTCATGCCCTGAGCCATCAGTTCCAAGTACTCAACCTCCATCTGTAGTCATGCGACGCAACTTTGACTGGAAGAAAGTAGACAG GAAACAGTTGGTCAGCACAGACAGCTGTGGTGACAACTCGGTGAGCTACGGAGTCAGGAACAGCATCGCTGCCTACCTGTCCTTTTCTAGCGACCCTGCACAGCCGCGAGCGGagcaaaggaagaagaaaagtagATCCATGTACGTGCTCCCTGAAAACAGCAACGCAAACACTGACTATGAAGACAACTTTTAG